The proteins below are encoded in one region of Rahnella sikkimica:
- the trbC gene encoding type-F conjugative transfer system pilin assembly protein TrbC: MKNYRALLLATLFTLPAYAVAASVQGDQQFINEQLRAGEAMRHAPVPDFLKSLPGNAALSAPQQSFIEGLRSDTPQAMPEKPVPQALYFVSFSMPEDGLKALVLEADRLRIPATLRGLVNNDLRQTANAVLKLVSDDKRGGVQVDPTAYKTYGITAVPALVVTCNGHYDRVGGNIAPVQALRKIAESGECSAVAKKLLTAAGESR; encoded by the coding sequence ATGAAAAATTACCGTGCGTTGTTACTGGCCACCCTGTTCACCCTGCCGGCCTATGCTGTCGCGGCGTCGGTACAGGGCGACCAGCAGTTTATCAACGAGCAGCTTCGCGCCGGTGAGGCAATGCGTCATGCACCGGTGCCGGATTTCTTAAAATCGCTGCCGGGCAATGCGGCGCTTAGCGCCCCGCAACAGTCGTTTATCGAGGGGCTGAGATCTGACACACCGCAGGCTATGCCGGAAAAACCGGTGCCGCAGGCGCTCTATTTTGTGTCGTTCTCAATGCCCGAAGACGGGCTGAAGGCGCTCGTACTGGAGGCTGACCGCCTGCGCATTCCGGCCACGCTGCGCGGGCTGGTTAACAACGACCTCCGTCAGACCGCGAATGCGGTGCTCAAACTGGTCAGCGATGATAAACGCGGCGGCGTGCAGGTTGACCCGACCGCTTACAAGACCTATGGGATTACCGCTGTGCCCGCACTGGTGGTGACCTGCAATGGTCACTATGACCGCGTGGGCGGCAACATAGCGCCGGTGCAGGCGCTGCGCAAAATCGCTGAATCAGGCGAGTGCAGTGCGGTGGCGAAAAAGCTGCTGACGGCGGCGGGAGAATCGCGATGA
- the traN gene encoding type-F conjugative transfer system mating-pair stabilization protein TraN — protein MNKWITALSWAVLLIALASIFWVLSANANDQYNAGSGYASSIKDSSGKTIIAFDPSAALPDYTASPAESGYYGGVTAGSTNLDTQGNQALATSEAGKAITDSILNNPKDPISMDAPFISAGTDAQANAESVTNGSFDGCEAQQVSKTEFTTHICERDINVTRTCTRDAYISGNYVPVRVQKNISVANAGFTFVRDGSRVRGDFVSPVSGTVLAANFDYVLKSGMNGYTQSSTIVALGSTVVVKAYGNGNYGLNVSQFPLTAGQTYSVYLDINQKQHHDTFVNALLNNLQGKNGTWTTFSLNMVVLADEQTWQGTASWPGACALAQEAGAQLVSSTCSVGGGERQIVVDGVSHSVYSDCWQYTDTYRTQEADEGTCATYAANSACTLATQQCAYSLDGICLHQNVTYSCERKITGTGMVCGGEFFCTDGSCAQAVNGQSDSFQKAVSQLAAVAAAGKDVATMNDVNVSAFTGRGQSCRKAAVGFNNCCKASGWGSDVGLANCSSDEKALGKAKERLLTVDVGEYCSKKVLGGCLEKKRSYCVFDSKLAQIVQQQGRQWQLGIGFGSAESPNCSGINVAQLQALNFAIMDFKNFYADLENGSAIPDGDALAERIKEQVAAQMQQAGGGK, from the coding sequence ATGAATAAATGGATAACCGCTCTCTCGTGGGCCGTATTGCTTATCGCGCTGGCGTCGATTTTTTGGGTGTTGTCCGCCAATGCTAACGATCAGTATAACGCCGGTTCCGGCTATGCCAGCAGCATTAAAGACAGCAGCGGCAAGACCATTATCGCATTCGATCCGTCCGCTGCGCTGCCTGACTACACGGCGAGTCCTGCGGAGTCCGGTTACTACGGCGGCGTGACGGCGGGCAGCACCAACCTCGATACGCAGGGCAATCAGGCGCTGGCCACCAGCGAGGCGGGCAAGGCCATCACCGACTCGATCCTCAATAACCCCAAAGATCCCATTTCAATGGACGCGCCGTTTATCAGCGCCGGAACGGACGCGCAGGCCAACGCCGAAAGCGTCACCAACGGTTCTTTTGACGGCTGTGAGGCGCAGCAGGTCAGCAAAACCGAGTTCACTACGCACATCTGCGAGCGGGACATTAACGTGACGCGCACCTGCACCCGCGATGCTTATATCTCCGGCAACTATGTCCCGGTGCGGGTGCAAAAAAACATCAGCGTGGCCAACGCCGGCTTTACCTTTGTACGCGACGGCTCGCGAGTGCGCGGGGACTTTGTGTCGCCGGTGTCCGGGACGGTTCTTGCGGCCAATTTTGATTATGTCCTGAAAAGTGGCATGAACGGTTACACCCAGAGTTCAACCATCGTGGCGTTAGGCTCCACCGTGGTCGTGAAGGCTTATGGGAACGGCAATTACGGCCTCAACGTTTCTCAGTTTCCCCTGACGGCCGGCCAGACCTACAGCGTGTATCTGGACATCAACCAGAAGCAGCATCACGACACGTTCGTCAATGCCCTGCTCAATAACCTGCAGGGTAAGAACGGCACCTGGACCACGTTCTCCCTGAACATGGTCGTGCTGGCGGATGAGCAGACATGGCAGGGCACTGCCAGCTGGCCGGGGGCGTGTGCACTGGCACAGGAAGCCGGGGCGCAGCTTGTCAGCAGCACCTGCTCCGTGGGCGGCGGCGAGCGTCAGATTGTGGTCGACGGCGTTTCGCACAGCGTGTACAGCGACTGCTGGCAGTACACCGATACCTACCGCACGCAGGAGGCCGATGAGGGGACCTGTGCCACCTATGCCGCCAATTCCGCCTGCACGCTGGCCACCCAGCAATGTGCGTATTCCCTCGACGGTATATGCCTGCATCAGAACGTGACCTACAGCTGTGAGAGGAAAATCACCGGGACAGGCATGGTCTGCGGCGGCGAATTCTTCTGTACCGACGGCTCCTGTGCGCAGGCGGTGAACGGCCAGAGTGACAGCTTCCAGAAAGCCGTTTCCCAGCTGGCCGCCGTGGCCGCCGCAGGCAAAGACGTCGCGACAATGAACGACGTGAACGTCAGCGCCTTTACCGGTCGCGGTCAGTCATGTCGTAAGGCGGCGGTGGGCTTTAACAACTGCTGCAAAGCCTCCGGCTGGGGCAGCGACGTGGGGCTGGCCAACTGCAGCAGCGACGAAAAAGCGCTGGGCAAGGCCAAAGAGCGCCTGCTGACCGTGGACGTCGGCGAATACTGCAGCAAGAAAGTGCTGGGCGGGTGCCTGGAGAAAAAGCGCAGCTACTGCGTGTTCGACTCCAAACTTGCCCAGATTGTTCAGCAGCAGGGGCGTCAGTGGCAGCTGGGTATCGGCTTTGGCTCAGCAGAATCCCCGAACTGTTCGGGCATCAACGTTGCGCAGCTGCAGGCGCTGAACTTCGCCATCATGGACTTTAAAAACTTCTATGCCGATCTGGAAAACGGTTCGGCCATCCCGGACGGCGACGCTCTGGCCGAGCGCATCAAAGAGCAGGTTGCCGCGCAGATGCAGCAGGCGGGAGGCGGAAAATGA
- the traF gene encoding type-F conjugative transfer system pilin assembly protein TraF, whose amino-acid sequence MRRTLCLLPLLLTVTAVHADQPALNDSVGWHWYNEPQEEDEPELATPAPAPAMTPSEQKAQLQQATKAALDTAILYPTPQNFKRYMTLQNFWTGKAGEFSQSAKQAMLMYPELDYNLKFSHYNGTVPAQLQADQAKAKDAIAALTADHGLFFFYRGKEPRDNLLASVVKDFCTENGISLMAISVDGAISPTLPQSRTESGQAQRMGIRYFPALFLVNPRDESYQPVAYGFITPDDLSKQFLNVATGFKPNF is encoded by the coding sequence ATGAGACGCACACTCTGTCTGCTCCCCCTTCTGCTAACGGTCACGGCAGTGCACGCCGACCAGCCGGCGCTGAACGATTCGGTCGGCTGGCACTGGTACAACGAGCCGCAGGAAGAAGATGAGCCCGAACTGGCGACACCGGCACCTGCACCTGCCATGACGCCGTCAGAGCAAAAAGCGCAGCTGCAGCAGGCGACCAAAGCGGCGCTGGACACCGCCATTTTGTACCCGACGCCGCAGAACTTTAAGCGCTACATGACATTGCAGAACTTCTGGACGGGCAAGGCGGGCGAGTTCAGCCAGTCGGCCAAGCAGGCCATGCTGATGTACCCCGAGCTGGATTACAACCTCAAATTTAGCCACTACAACGGCACGGTGCCCGCCCAGCTGCAGGCCGATCAGGCGAAGGCAAAAGACGCCATTGCAGCGCTTACCGCCGACCACGGCCTGTTCTTCTTCTACCGTGGTAAAGAGCCGCGCGACAACCTGCTGGCCAGCGTGGTGAAAGACTTTTGCACTGAGAATGGCATCAGCCTGATGGCCATCAGCGTGGACGGGGCAATAAGCCCGACGCTGCCGCAAAGCCGTACCGAGAGCGGGCAGGCTCAGAGAATGGGCATCCGCTATTTTCCGGCGCTGTTTCTGGTTAACCCGCGTGATGAAAGCTATCAGCCGGTGGCCTACGGCTTTATCACGCCCGATGACCTGTCGAAGCAGTTTTTGAACGTGGCCACTGGCTTTAAACCGAACTTTTAA
- the trbB gene encoding type-F conjugative transfer system pilin assembly thiol-disulfide isomerase TrbB has product MMRKHIKTACLSALLLSVTAQASTWDYIRAIEATKGNPSTSAPEKTVKPAVKAARWSTLTSGQRVNLNDWRVVVFMQSTCEYCHRFDPMLKAFSEESGLTVTAFSLDAKGDDAFPDALQATPEVMVQFFTPGMPVATPTTFLVNVHTLATYPLLQGAVDKAALASRLDEVFQIAMNGSAR; this is encoded by the coding sequence ATGATGCGTAAGCATATAAAAACGGCCTGTTTATCGGCGCTTTTACTGAGCGTCACCGCGCAGGCTTCGACCTGGGATTACATCCGTGCGATAGAGGCGACTAAAGGAAATCCTTCCACGTCAGCACCGGAAAAGACGGTTAAACCCGCGGTAAAAGCGGCCCGCTGGTCGACGCTTACCAGCGGCCAGCGCGTCAATCTGAACGACTGGCGGGTGGTGGTCTTCATGCAGTCCACCTGCGAATACTGCCACCGGTTTGACCCGATGCTCAAAGCGTTCTCTGAGGAGTCCGGGCTGACGGTGACGGCGTTCAGCCTTGATGCAAAGGGCGATGACGCGTTCCCGGATGCCCTGCAGGCGACGCCGGAGGTGATGGTGCAGTTCTTCACGCCGGGCATGCCGGTGGCCACGCCGACCACGTTTTTAGTCAACGTCCATACGCTGGCCACCTATCCGCTGCTTCAGGGCGCGGTGGATAAAGCAGCGTTGGCCTCCCGTCTGGATGAGGTGTTTCAGATAGCGATGAACGGGAGTGCGCGATGA
- the traH gene encoding conjugal transfer pilus assembly protein TraH, whose product MKITTITCLIGLLLTAPVHADVNSDMNNFFGKLGFDGNTSRPQVWQGQAAGYASGGSMYMRTSVRQIQMVSLSLPNMSAGCGGIDAYLGSFSHINGEELQRFVKQIMGNAAGYFFDLALQTTVPEMKQAKDFLQQLASDVNSANMSSCQAAQGIVGGLFPRTAVSQKKVCQDIAAESNLFSDWAASQQGCTVGGSYDSVTNKASDKTKDQVMKNKNVMWDAIKEKGMFSNNQELAEFAMSLTGSLIYDANSQVKILSPITTNEDVLKAMMNGGSATIYKCDSTDLCLNPRLTSITISAANSMNGQVISLLKSIQNKAVSDDPLSVAEKGFLEATSVPVLRYLVDPLSVNIGPAVVYQLADYIGYDIMMQYMNEMITAVRTQIGGKNYPGEVVDQLDKSLTQATTLIAGLQTRVQIKQDAVMAVERQMSYLRQQVSSRLIQRYQGNYRFTGE is encoded by the coding sequence ATGAAGATAACCACCATTACCTGCCTTATCGGTTTGCTGCTCACCGCGCCGGTTCACGCCGACGTGAACAGCGACATGAACAACTTCTTCGGCAAGCTGGGTTTTGACGGCAACACCTCCAGGCCGCAGGTCTGGCAGGGGCAGGCTGCGGGCTACGCCAGCGGCGGTTCGATGTATATGCGCACCTCCGTGCGGCAAATCCAGATGGTCTCCCTGTCATTACCCAACATGAGCGCCGGCTGCGGGGGCATTGATGCCTATCTCGGCTCCTTCTCACACATTAACGGCGAGGAACTGCAGCGCTTTGTGAAACAAATCATGGGCAATGCGGCGGGCTACTTTTTTGACCTGGCCCTGCAGACCACGGTGCCGGAAATGAAGCAGGCTAAGGACTTTCTGCAACAGCTGGCCTCGGACGTGAACAGCGCGAACATGTCGAGCTGTCAGGCGGCGCAGGGGATTGTCGGCGGGCTGTTCCCGCGCACGGCGGTGAGTCAGAAAAAGGTGTGCCAGGACATTGCCGCCGAAAGCAATCTGTTCTCAGACTGGGCGGCGTCGCAGCAGGGCTGCACGGTGGGCGGCAGCTATGACAGCGTCACCAATAAGGCCAGCGACAAGACGAAAGATCAGGTCATGAAAAACAAAAATGTGATGTGGGATGCCATTAAAGAGAAGGGCATGTTCAGCAATAACCAGGAACTGGCCGAGTTTGCGATGAGCCTGACCGGCTCGCTGATTTATGACGCCAACAGTCAGGTCAAAATCCTTTCCCCGATCACCACCAATGAAGACGTGCTGAAGGCGATGATGAACGGCGGCAGCGCGACGATTTACAAGTGTGACAGTACCGACTTGTGCCTGAATCCCAGGCTGACCAGCATCACCATCAGCGCGGCTAACTCCATGAACGGTCAGGTTATTAGCCTGCTTAAGAGCATTCAAAACAAGGCCGTGAGCGATGACCCGCTGTCCGTGGCTGAAAAGGGCTTTCTGGAGGCGACCAGCGTGCCGGTGCTGCGCTATCTGGTGGACCCGCTGTCGGTCAACATCGGCCCTGCCGTCGTGTACCAGCTGGCCGACTATATCGGTTACGACATCATGATGCAGTACATGAACGAAATGATTACGGCGGTTCGCACGCAGATCGGGGGCAAAAACTATCCGGGCGAAGTCGTCGACCAGCTGGATAAAAGCCTGACGCAGGCGACCACGCTTATCGCCGGGCTGCAGACGCGCGTGCAGATCAAGCAGGATGCGGTGATGGCGGTAGAACGACAGATGAGCTACCTGCGCCAACAGGTCTCAAGCCGTCTTATCCAGCGTTATCAGGGAAACTACCGGTTCACAGGAGAATAA
- the traG gene encoding conjugal transfer mating-pair stabilization protein TraG — MDVIYTITGGEWFRDSLNAVAAFTQSDTGHSLMRIATVLSVVTCAIAWIRTHDIFTLLKWVTVFTAVTILIGVTRPVQIIDATSPHEVYQVDNVPLGLVLPASVITSVGHGLVAGYELFMHQPDALSYNETGMLFGATLIGNSTDYESTSAEQSDLFADYVQNCVVGDMLLNKKYSMNDLMNSEDPYTLIFSKPSPLRGMFNEAGNFVTCQEAATTLQKMMNTDASAGGTTWTYYVRKYLGNKPERAALYSQLMGDSYQYFYDAGKSASEIMRHNVTLNALRHGFAGYAARNGDTASLVNLSAESSFAKMRMSQATSASIATRTLPIMQTVLTGVLIGLFPLMIAMAMISTLSFEVIKGYVFTLAYLQSWPVLFAILNNGMNVMLKSDTSGIPVTLSNLSERQQMFSDIGTTAGWLALSIPFLAFYLVKGLGNGVSQAGSYLGSAMQSSASQSSSQTVDGNWSFNNMQTDNVQGNKWDTNSSHASGQITNQTGTGAMVTQTGDGGTVYNTTGAMSKLPMDINLGQTTSSTAQRLQRESQTQAESSLDGYSHSINSAYNQVKQFASQTGNGSTMTQGADHSTSSALTEGANLQVSAAKAYAQKNHISESQAFSELRDKSRRGELSGSLMAKAGIDSDRQILGKVAGLATGASAGIEFRGGVSGNMSNSSADNTQKGSTKGGDNSFDQSSQELKDFKKGQDMVDSARVSESGSHSDNSSNTKLEQLTATLAEADSQYQQYTNSMTRSHEYGEMASAAQTMSAQTQSNYTQEFVGYVQEKAPERAEAILTDTANPAVRADREQLAEQFVEEKLRSRVEGNFETNRAQLGSGMTAVSNTATAGGGAAYQRGDAEIQAHTADAAVRSDSTGRVGSMISDTNQRISDSDMEINTAKNGINNERRGLSAAHQMAESKFDTENAKAVENQRLPWVKGQDKMTQQALDMQKDHKGSGDDESK, encoded by the coding sequence ATGGACGTAATTTATACCATCACCGGCGGAGAGTGGTTCCGCGACTCGCTCAACGCCGTGGCGGCCTTTACGCAGTCTGACACCGGCCACAGCCTGATGCGGATCGCGACGGTTTTATCGGTCGTGACCTGCGCGATAGCCTGGATACGTACCCACGATATTTTCACCCTGCTCAAATGGGTGACGGTGTTTACCGCCGTGACGATACTCATCGGCGTGACGCGGCCGGTACAAATCATCGATGCGACCAGCCCGCATGAAGTGTATCAGGTAGACAACGTGCCGCTCGGGCTGGTGTTGCCGGCCTCGGTTATCACGTCCGTCGGTCACGGGCTGGTGGCGGGGTATGAGCTGTTTATGCACCAACCTGATGCGCTCTCGTATAACGAAACCGGCATGCTGTTTGGTGCCACGCTTATCGGCAACAGCACGGACTATGAATCGACCAGCGCGGAGCAAAGCGACCTGTTTGCCGACTACGTGCAAAACTGTGTGGTCGGCGACATGCTGCTTAACAAGAAGTACAGCATGAACGACCTGATGAACAGCGAAGACCCGTATACGCTGATATTCAGCAAGCCCAGCCCGCTGCGCGGGATGTTTAACGAGGCGGGCAACTTTGTGACGTGCCAGGAAGCGGCGACTACCCTGCAAAAGATGATGAATACCGACGCCAGCGCGGGGGGCACGACGTGGACGTATTATGTGCGCAAATATCTGGGCAACAAGCCCGAGCGGGCAGCGTTGTACAGCCAGCTGATGGGCGACAGCTACCAATATTTTTACGACGCAGGCAAAAGTGCCAGCGAGATTATGCGCCATAACGTGACGCTTAATGCCCTGCGCCACGGCTTTGCAGGCTATGCGGCGCGCAACGGCGACACGGCGAGCCTGGTCAACCTGTCTGCGGAGTCGTCGTTTGCCAAAATGCGCATGTCGCAGGCCACCAGTGCCAGCATTGCCACCCGCACGCTGCCGATAATGCAGACGGTGCTGACCGGCGTACTGATTGGCCTGTTCCCGCTGATGATTGCGATGGCCATGATCAGCACGCTGTCGTTCGAAGTCATAAAAGGCTACGTCTTTACGCTGGCCTATCTGCAGAGCTGGCCGGTGCTGTTTGCCATTTTGAACAACGGCATGAACGTGATGCTGAAATCTGACACCAGCGGAATACCTGTGACCTTATCCAACCTGTCAGAGCGTCAGCAGATGTTCTCCGATATCGGGACGACCGCAGGCTGGCTGGCGTTGTCCATTCCTTTCCTGGCGTTCTATCTGGTGAAAGGGCTGGGTAACGGTGTGTCGCAGGCGGGCAGTTATCTGGGTTCCGCCATGCAAAGTTCTGCGTCGCAGTCTTCATCACAAACGGTGGACGGTAACTGGTCATTTAACAACATGCAGACCGATAACGTGCAGGGCAATAAGTGGGACACCAACAGCAGCCACGCCTCCGGGCAAATCACCAACCAGACCGGTACGGGTGCGATGGTCACGCAGACCGGCGATGGCGGGACGGTCTACAACACCACCGGCGCGATGTCGAAATTGCCGATGGATATCAACTTAGGCCAAACGACGAGCAGTACCGCACAGCGTTTACAAAGAGAAAGTCAGACGCAAGCCGAAAGCTCTCTGGATGGATATAGCCATTCCATAAACAGTGCTTATAACCAGGTGAAGCAGTTTGCGTCGCAAACCGGGAATGGTTCGACAATGACGCAGGGGGCTGATCACTCAACATCCAGCGCGTTAACGGAGGGGGCCAACTTGCAGGTATCTGCCGCTAAAGCCTATGCGCAGAAAAATCATATCAGTGAGTCGCAGGCATTCAGTGAGCTGAGAGATAAATCCAGACGCGGAGAATTGAGTGGCAGCCTCATGGCCAAGGCAGGTATTGATTCAGACCGTCAAATTTTAGGCAAAGTTGCGGGATTAGCCACAGGGGCCTCAGCAGGAATTGAATTTAGGGGCGGCGTTAGTGGAAATATGAGTAACAGTTCTGCAGATAATACACAGAAAGGGTCAACTAAAGGCGGGGATAACTCCTTTGACCAAAGCAGTCAGGAACTGAAAGATTTCAAGAAAGGTCAGGATATGGTTGATAGCGCACGCGTGTCAGAGTCGGGTAGTCATTCCGATAACTCTTCCAACACGAAACTTGAACAACTCACTGCCACGCTCGCTGAGGCTGACAGTCAATATCAGCAATATACCAACAGCATGACCCGAAGCCACGAGTATGGAGAAATGGCCTCCGCAGCGCAGACCATGTCGGCTCAAACACAAAGTAACTACACGCAGGAGTTTGTCGGATATGTACAGGAAAAAGCTCCGGAACGAGCTGAGGCTATATTAACGGATACGGCAAATCCGGCTGTCCGGGCAGACCGTGAACAGCTTGCAGAGCAGTTTGTGGAAGAAAAACTGCGTTCTCGTGTTGAAGGCAATTTTGAAACTAACCGCGCACAGTTGGGGTCGGGTATGACTGCTGTAAGCAATACGGCCACAGCAGGCGGCGGTGCTGCTTACCAGCGTGGCGATGCCGAGATTCAGGCGCACACCGCAGATGCTGCTGTGCGATCAGATAGTACAGGCCGTGTGGGTTCAATGATTAGTGATACAAATCAACGTATTTCTGACTCAGACATGGAGATAAATACAGCTAAAAATGGTATAAATAATGAGCGAAGAGGGTTGAGTGCAGCTCACCAGATGGCAGAGAGTAAATTCGACACTGAAAATGCAAAAGCTGTTGAGAACCAGCGCCTGCCTTGGGTTAAGGGCCAGGACAAAATGACGCAACAAGCTTTGGACATGCAGAAAGATCACAAGGGGAGCGGTGATGATGAAAGTAAATAA